From the genome of Legionella beliardensis:
CTTTCTTGTAGTTGAGAAGGCTGCCATGGTTGACTTGTTCGCTAGCGGTTTATGTAAGAGATAGACTAAAATCAGTAAACCATAAAAGTAAATTGATAAGACGGTTAACTTAAAGAAAATAAAAGGCATATCACGTTCGGGTACGTAGCCTAGCGGGAAATTAAGGAGGAGTAGGCTGATTAACCCTAAATTAGCATAGTGTATATTTAAAGTCGGTTGCCTGCATAAGGTTTCATAGAGATAGGCAAAAGGCATGATTAATAGTGGAAAATAATACAGCCACCCCAAAGGGCTCATAAAAAGCATCATGACTAACGTTAAGCAAAAAGAACGATGATCATTTGTTTGAATCCTATCAATTTTTTTTACATACCAAATTAAAAGGATTAAAAAAATAACCGCATAAATCGCATGCACAAACCATAGACTTTGATGATTATCCGCAGAATCAATTAAAAGACGAAATAAGAAGCCATAAAAAGACGCATTCCATAGATCACCATACCAAAGAACACGATGTACCATATCAAAATAGAGCGTATAAATATGAATACCATGGGTAATAATAGGAATTAAATGCGTAATGATACAAGTTATAATGGTTACCATTAATACGCGATAGCGCCTTTGCTTTAAGGCAAAGAAAAATAATAATGCGGGAAAGATTTTAAGGGTAATAATAAACCCCCAAAGAAATCCAGCTAAGTAATCATTTTTTCTTAGATAAAAATAATAACCGCCGATAATAAAAAATAATAATAAGCTACCTACTTGGACAATTGTTGTGCTTATTACTGTTGAATAAAAACCTAAATAAATGATAAATAAATAAAACCAATTTTTTTTAAAAGTTTGTGGTGATACGCATATTTTGAAAGAAAAATAGGCACCTATTAAACCTGAGATAAATAATATGAAGAACCAAATAACGGTGGCTAGGCGATAACTAAGTTTTGTAAGTGGCTCAATTAATTCAAGAAAAAAAGGTGGATTTAAATTAATCGGAAGTTTGACTAGGTTAGTAGGTAGGAAATTACTGACTAATACTTTATAAGGGTTAGAATGCTTCAAATAAGCGGTGGCTGACGCATAAAATGAAATAAAATCTAGGCGTAAGTCTAGCCTAATTAAAAAATAAAAAAGTAATATATAAGTTAGGATAACAAAAAAGGGGAACCCTCGCTTGAATGCATTATAATACATGGCAGTCCTTAGCTGACCAGTATTTATATTGTTCATCCTATTTTCCAATGACCTTTATCGATAACTCAAGGTTAAAACTTGCTACCAATTCTGGTTTATGCGGGTAATGAGTCAAGGCTTCGATAGGAATAATTCGGTTAACTCGTTCTTTGGTTTGTTTAGATTCTATAATCATTTCTTTAACCGAGTCGCCTGCTTTACAAACAAAATAAACTTCTGATTCGGGGCGTTTAATGAACTGTGCTTCAAACGATTTAAAAGCTAAGGATATTTTTTCATTAATTTGTCTTGCATGATAGAAACCGTGTAAACCACCTGCTAAATCAGCGCCAACAGCTAAAGCGCCAAAGTACATCGAATTTAGATGATTTTTACTGCGGCGAGTTAAAGGTAATTTAATAATAATGTTTTGCTCATTTAGCTCGATTATCTTAGGCTTCAAATAACCAATCAAGGCAACTTTAAAGTGTCCAAAATACCAAAGAAAAAATTTAAAACGTGTTAAAATCGGCATGAGGCTAAATCCTTTTAATCAATTAAAACTTAAGAAGACGCTTTATTTATCTTTAAATGAGTAATTACTTTTTTTACACCGCGAATGGCTGCAACGCGCTTAATAATCGCGGCAATTGACTTGTTACTTTTAACTTGCCCACTTAGAGTCACGATACCATTAATGGTGGTCGCGTTAATGCCTACTAAAGGAATAGATTCATCATCGAGTACTTTCGCTTTAAGAACAGCCGCTTCCACTTTAGCCGTGATGTAGGTGTCTGTTAATGCGGTATTGACCTGTTTAATTTCTAAATCTTCTACATCGATAGAGACAACACCCTTTGTTGAGTTAGCCAGGCGTAATGCTTTAACAAACGCTTCATTATTTTTCACATAACCTGATAATTTTACCACGCCATTTTCTGTCGAAACAGAGATTTTAAGTGGATTAAGATCGCTATCCTTTGTAAACTTGGCTGTAATTTTAGTGGTTATTAATGAATCACTAATAGTCTGCTCAATTTCCTTAAGGTTGGGTTCTGTATAGCCGGTATTTACCGCGCCTACTACCAACAGTACAAGGATTAAATTTTTCAAAAATTGCATGGTATTGGCCAAAAGTAAAAGAGATGAGAATTATAACAGTTTTAAAAAGCTACCAATAGCTTTCCAGCGGTGTCAGTACACAGATTTACCCACAAAAATTGTGGGTAAGTTGCTAGGATCGCGAAATATAGTTTATTACGCTACTAATTAGGCGCTGCCGAGATAATAATCCTTTAGACCATACTGGCGTGCTTCATCATTAACTTAAACTTAATCCCATGCTGTTATCTTGATTTACTTTTTGTTTATTTTCATTTTCGTAAGCTAAGTGCTCAATAAAGCGAATGCGTCTGGCTAAAGAGCCCGTTGGATTACCTAATTTAATATTATGTAGAGCATCTAGCAAACCGGGTAAGTTAGTGCTTTTACTGATGATCTCATCTACTGCATCAATATGATGCCTATTCCAGTGGCCACTAAAGAATCGAGTAGCCCCAGGAAGATAACTATCTGATTTAGTATAGTCTTTTAATATAGCTAAAGCCTGATCGAAAGTAGCGTTATCATTATCTTGTAATTTTTCTGTGATTTCCTTATAAGATTTAGGAAAAAATAACTCATGCATGTTTATATATCTTCCCGCGGAGCTTCCTACCCATGCTAGATGCGGTACTAACACCCTCTCTACAGAAACAGGCAAATGAATTAATAAATTTTTCAACCTTTCATCCTCAATACTTTCCTCAAAAGGATCGAGGTTTCCCATATTTAATCCTTTCAATTTCTTATGAAAAGCTCCAAAAATAGATGCTAAGTCTTTATCAGCATATACCTCAAATAAATTAGGTAAGCTAATGTGGGTAATATGGGCAGGAATAGTTTGAATAAGGGCTTTAATTGTTGCGATATCTGTCCTGTCAACAGTAGACTTATCAAATAATTTAGATAAGCTAAGGTGAGTAATATGGTCAGGAAGATGTTGAATAATCTTTAGTACAGATGAGATATCTGTTTTACTAGTAAACTCAACGCTCGTTATTTGCTCAGGAATCGCTTTTAATACCTCTGGAGACTGCAATTGCTTTAAGTCAAAAGAAATTGCAGTAGCATCATTCGGAATTGACTTCAAAGCAGTGTTAATTGCCATCGCCGTCGCGGTTATAGGGTTATCGTGATCCTCTGATTGTTTAATAACGATAATTCTATTAAACCGCCCACCAATTAGATTAGGTTTATCTTCTATAGCAAAACCAGGATGGGTAATTTCTTTTTTATCCTGGTTATTTGTGCGCGAAGTATAAAAAAATACAAACATAATAGTTCCAAATTCGAATCTAAATGTAATAAATTTTACCAATTATTTTTTTTTTTTGTAAAGATTGTTCTCTAAGTTATATGGTGCAATGGCAGCCGTTTTTCTTCTATTATTGTAGGATATGACTAAGTTTTAGCCGGTTACTAAGCAAATCTATCAAGCCTAATTAATGGACTCTTTGGTGACTGTTAAGCTTTGTATTAAATAAGATGGTTTATTGGATTTAACCACAACGGCAGAAAAGTAGAGGTTTAAGTTTAGCTCAGGCACCTTAATGCCCTGATTGACCCGCCAATAAATGATATTCTCAAAACCTTGCTGTACAATTAATTGTCTTGTTTTAATCGCCGTTGGATGTAACACAAGTTGGTTGTCTCTAATTGCAACAAATTTATCGCCAAGAAAACTTCTTAAATCCTCCCAGGCTTCAGGCGTGTAATTAGGCTTGACTGACTCTAATTGGTTGTCTAGATTTTTATAATTAAGTGTTAGGGTTTTCAATAAGGTTTGTTGTGTCCAGTTAAGAACTTGTTCATTACTTGCATTACAGAAAGTAGGTAAAAGGAAGCAAACTAAAAGTAATTTCTGTAAGTAATTTATCATTCCTATACCTTTGAGCCGCCGTTATGCTATCAGTATAGCAATTAATGGTTCCTTAAGATTAAGTCGGATATAAATTCGCAAAGTCACCAATAACAGGTATATAATCTGTAGTTTTTTATAGCAGGATGGCCATTCGTATGCAATCAATTCATATTCGAGGTGCAAGAACGCATAATCTGAAGAATATTGATGTTAATATCCCGCGTAATCAATTAACCGTCATTACCGGGTTATCAGGTTCAGGTAAATCCTCACTCGCTTTTGATACCCTATATGCTGAAGGACAACGTCGTTACGTTGAATCCCTCTCAGCTTATGCTCGCCAATTTCTGTCGGTTATGGAAAAACCTGATGTAGATGCAATTGAAGGGTTATCACCAGCTATTTCAATAGAACAAAAAGCAACATCGCATAATCCACGCTCAACGGTAGGTACAATTACAGAAGTTTATGATTATTTACGTTTGCTTTTTGCGCGCGTCGGTGAGCCTCGTTGCCCTATTCACAAGCTAAGCTTACATGCGCAAACAATAAGTCAAATGGTTGATCATGTCTTAACTTTACCTGCAGATAGTAAGGCCATGATTTTAGCACCTGTCATTCGCGAGCGGAAGGGTGAGCATCTGCAATTACTACAGCAATTACAAGCACAAGGTTATATTCGGGCAAGAATTGATGGTGAAGTTTATGAGCTAGATGATCCACCTAAATTATCCTTACGCCAAAAGCATACGATTGAAGTAGTCGTAGATAGATTTAAAATACGTGAAGACATGAAGCAGCGTCTCAGTGAATCCTTTGAGAATGCTTTGAATTTAGCAGATGGGTTGGCAGTGGTTGTTTCTTTAGATGACAGTTTTGCGGATCTTGTTTTTTCTTCTAAATTTGCTTGTTCTGAGTGTGGTTATAGTTTAAGCGAATTAGAGCCTAGGTTGTTTTCATTTAATAACCCAATGGGTGCTTGTTCAGCTTGTGATGGTCTTGGCGTGAATCAATTTTTTGATCCAAAACGCGTGGTACATGATGAAACGGCGAGTTTAGCAGCGGGTGCAATACGGGGTTGGGATAAAAAAACAACCTATTATTATTCGCTACTTGAGTCGTTAGCGCGTCATTATCAATTCGATCTTGAAACGGCGTTTTGCGATTTGCCTGAAAAAATACAAACGATCATATTACATGGCGGTGGTAAAGAAGAAATAGAATTTCGCTATTATCGTTCGCGCGGGGACTATTTTACTAAGCGGCATAAGTTTGAGGGAATTATTCCTAATATGCAGCGACGCTATCATGAATCAGAGTCAATAACCGCGCGGGAAGAATTAGCAAAATACCTTGCTTCGCGCCCATGCCAGGCGTGTTTAGGAACGCGTTTGCGTGAAGAAGCACGGAATGTCTTTATCGAAGATAAGAATCTCCCTGAGATTTGTGCTTATTCAATTGATAAAGCGTATCATTTTTTTAAAACACTCCATCTAACAGGTTATCGAGGCGAAATCGCTGACAAAATTAATAAAGAAATTGTGGAACGGCTGGGCTTTTTAGTTAATGTAGGGCTAGATTATCTCTCTTTAACACGTAGTGCTGAAACCTTATCAGGCGGTGAAGCGCAGCGCATTCGTCTAGCTAGTCAAATTGGCTCAGGTTTAGTTGGTGTGATGTATATTTTAGATGAGCCTTCTATTGGCCTGCACCAACGAGATAATGATCGTTTATTAAAAACCCTAATGCATTTACGTAATTTAGGAAATACCATTATTGTCGTAGAACACGATGAAGATGCTATTAGAGCCGCTGACTATGTACTTGACATAGGCCCTGGGGCTGGCGTTCATGGTGGTGAAGTGGTCGCTTGCGGTAGTCCTGCAGAAATTACTAAAAATCAAGCGTCATTAACTGGGCAATATTTAGCAGGTACACAACGTATTGCTATCCCTAAACAGAGGAAAGCCGTTGATGAATCGCGTATGCTGCATTTAGTCAATGTAAATTGTAATAACTTGCATAACGTCAAAGTGAGTATTCCATTAGGATTGGTAACTTGTATTACTGGCGTTTCTGGTTCAGGAAAATCAAGCTTAATTAATGATACCTTATACCCAATTGCCGCGAATAAGCTTAACCGGGCTAATTTAATGTGCGTAGGTGCAATTGATAAAATTGAAGGACTGGAGCTTTGTGATAAAGTAATTGACATTGATCAAAGTCCAATTGGCCGTACGCCACGCTCTAATCCGGCCACTTATACAGGCTTATTTACACCAATTCGTGAGCTCTTTTCTAATACACCTGAATCGCGTGCTCGTGGTTATCAACCAGGTCGTTTTAGCTTTAATGTACGTGGCGGCCGCTGTGAAGCCTGCCAAGGGGATGGGTTAATTAAAGTTGAGATGCACTTTCTACCTGATATTTATGTAGCTTGTGATGTGTGCAAAGGCAAGCGCTATAATCGTGAAACCTTAGAAATTCAGTATAAAGGTAAAAATATCCACGAAGTGTTAGACATGACAGTTGAAGAAGCTTATGAGTTTTTTGCAGCAATTCCAGTACTTGCACGTAAATGCCAAACGTTAATGGATGTCGGTCTTTCCTATATTCACATTGGGCAAAGTGCAACGACCTTATCAGGCGGTGAGGCACAGCGTATCAAATTAGCACGTGAATTGTCCAAGCGAGGCACCGGCAAAACGCTTTATATTCTTGATGAGCCAACAACAGGGTTGCATTTTCATGATACCAAGCAGCTACTAGAAGTGCTGTTTAGATTGCAAGAACAAGGCAATACCATCGTCATTATTGAGCATAACCTAGATGTTATTAAAACAGCCGATTGGATTATTGACTTAGGCCCTGAAGGTGGAAGTAAAGGCGGCCAAATTATTGCTACAGGAACACCTGAAATGGTCGCTCAATGCAAAGCTTCTTATACGGGGCAATTTCTAAAACCATTATTAGCAAATAATAAAGTAATACCCGCAGAGGCTTAAGCTGTGGTTATCATTAACTGGAAATATTGTTGCTTAGAAAGCCAAGCTAGAGTTAAGTCGTTGCGAACCTTTACGAAGTAAAGGTGAAGCAATCCAGTAAAGTGCATTTGTAAAGCCCGCACTGGATTGCTTCGCTTCGCTCGCAAAGACGAACGAATGGATTAAAGCAAATAGTGGTTTAAGGCAAGCGGGCTATGTTGATTAACGTTTGGTAAAATATTGAACACTTGGACCGATTGGCTTATCCACGCAACAATGCCTTAGATGGAAGTCGCAGGATTACTAAGCTAAAGTGAAAGGATGAGGTGTTTTACTTACAATGATAAACAGCAAAGGATAAGGATGCCGTGATGAGTTTAAAAACCTATCATAAAAAAAGGAATTTTAGTAAAACGCCTGAGCCAAAGGGTAGAGTTCAATCTAGTCATAAAAATCTTTTTATTATTCAAAAGCATGCAGCTAGCCACCTTCATTATGATTTTCGTTTAGAGTTAGAGGGTGTACTTAAAAGCTGGGCTGTCCCTAAAGGGCCTTGTTTAGATCCTAAGGTGAAACGCTTAGCAATGCAGGTAGAAGATCACCCCGTCGAATATGGCTCTTTTGAGGGCATTATTTCTGAAGGCGAATATGGCGGTGGCACAGTCATGCTTTGGGATAAGGGTAAGTGGCAGCCACTGGATGATCCTATAGAGGCTTATCAAAAAGGACATTTACGTTTTGAGTTAAAGGCACAAAAATTAACCGGGCGTTGGGATTTAATTCGATCTAATCGCGATGGTAAGGCCTGGTTTTTAGTAAAATTTAAAGATAAAGCAGCCAAGTCTTTAGATGATTATGATATTACTCAAGCCAAACCCAATAGCGTATTAACAGAGCAAACACTCGATGAAATTAAAGAACATCATACTCACCCTAAGGATAAAAAGGACTTAAAGAAAAAAACGAAGCCCAAAAAATCAATCATTGCTGAAGGTTTAGCTACTGAGTTAGCAAAACATTCAGCAAAGTCATCATTGCCAGAAAGTATTTCACCTGAACTGGCAACGTTAGTCGATGAAATCCCTAATGGCCCTGAGTGGCTACATGAACTTAAATTTGATGGCTATCGGATTGTAGCGTTTAAGAATGGCAATAGCATAAGATTAATGTCACGTAACAATAAAGATTGGACTGAAAATTTTCCAAATGTAGTAGCTCAATTAAAAAAATTACCTGTAAAACAAGCTATTTTTGATGGTGAAATTGTAGTGCTTGATGAGCATCATAAGTCTAATTTTCAACTCTTACAAAACTCTGTAAAAGCAAACAAAGAAACGCCATTTATTTATTATCTATTTGATTTACTCTATGTTGATCAATTTGATTTAAGAGAGCGTCCGCTGTTAGAGAGGAAAAATACCTTAGCTACTATTTTAGCAGCAACAAATCAACAAGATTTGCGCTTCAGTGATCACATCATTGATCAAGGTGAGGAGGTCTTAAAGCAGTCTTGTGCGTTAGCGCTTGAAGGCATTGTTTCTAAAAAAGTTAATGCCCCATACTTAGAAAAAAGGACAGAAGATTGGGTTAAGGTTAAATGCATTAAGCGGCAGGAATTTGTTATTGGTGGTTATACGCTACCTAAAGGTGCTCGTCATTATTTTGGCTCGTTATTGGTTGGATTTTATGACAAAAATGGACAATTACATTACTGTGGCAATGTAGGTACAGGTTTTACCCAAGCATCCTTA
Proteins encoded in this window:
- a CDS encoding BON domain-containing protein, giving the protein MQFLKNLILVLLVVGAVNTGYTEPNLKEIEQTISDSLITTKITAKFTKDSDLNPLKISVSTENGVVKLSGYVKNNEAFVKALRLANSTKGVVSIDVEDLEIKQVNTALTDTYITAKVEAAVLKAKVLDDESIPLVGINATTINGIVTLSGQVKSNKSIAAIIKRVAAIRGVKKVITHLKINKASS
- a CDS encoding DUF5617 domain-containing protein translates to MFVFFYTSRTNNQDKKEITHPGFAIEDKPNLIGGRFNRIIVIKQSEDHDNPITATAMAINTALKSIPNDATAISFDLKQLQSPEVLKAIPEQITSVEFTSKTDISSVLKIIQHLPDHITHLSLSKLFDKSTVDRTDIATIKALIQTIPAHITHISLPNLFEVYADKDLASIFGAFHKKLKGLNMGNLDPFEESIEDERLKNLLIHLPVSVERVLVPHLAWVGSSAGRYINMHELFFPKSYKEITEKLQDNDNATFDQALAILKDYTKSDSYLPGATRFFSGHWNRHHIDAVDEIISKSTNLPGLLDALHNIKLGNPTGSLARRIRFIEHLAYENENKQKVNQDNSMGLSLS
- the ligD gene encoding DNA ligase D, which codes for MSLKTYHKKRNFSKTPEPKGRVQSSHKNLFIIQKHAASHLHYDFRLELEGVLKSWAVPKGPCLDPKVKRLAMQVEDHPVEYGSFEGIISEGEYGGGTVMLWDKGKWQPLDDPIEAYQKGHLRFELKAQKLTGRWDLIRSNRDGKAWFLVKFKDKAAKSLDDYDITQAKPNSVLTEQTLDEIKEHHTHPKDKKDLKKKTKPKKSIIAEGLATELAKHSAKSSLPESISPELATLVDEIPNGPEWLHELKFDGYRIVAFKNGNSIRLMSRNNKDWTENFPNVVAQLKKLPVKQAIFDGEIVVLDEHHKSNFQLLQNSVKANKETPFIYYLFDLLYVDQFDLRERPLLERKNTLATILAATNQQDLRFSDHIIDQGEEVLKQSCALALEGIVSKKVNAPYLEKRTEDWVKVKCIKRQEFVIGGYTLPKGARHYFGSLLVGFYDKNGQLHYCGNVGTGFTQASLKSVFTELEKNRTTKNPFISRPPDASKALWVNPVLVAEVEFTEWTNDERLRHPSFQGLRYDKEAHAVRKEVEKPIAKVTQTTSTKSKRTKKAKKEPAVLTHADKIIYPEDNITKEELFNYYEAISDSILPFIKDRLLTLVRCPENYAKCFYQKHLYAGSSPSLYTMPVEGKAEIEHYLYLKDRQGLLSLIQMGVLEIHPWGSRIDTLECPDLITIDLDPAPGLPWQEVVEAAFEIKKHLEGFKLTSFVKTTGGKGLHVVIPILPEYDWEEVKQFTEVFVQFLEKLKPDAYVSKMAKTKRKGKIFIDYLRNQRGATAISAYSTRARAHAPVATPLHWDELTDEFSDTFFTLRTLPKRLEALKADPWHDYHKIKQSLRLDALRS
- a CDS encoding DotI/IcmL family type IV secretion protein codes for the protein MINYLQKLLLVCFLLPTFCNASNEQVLNWTQQTLLKTLTLNYKNLDNQLESVKPNYTPEAWEDLRSFLGDKFVAIRDNQLVLHPTAIKTRQLIVQQGFENIIYWRVNQGIKVPELNLNLYFSAVVVKSNKPSYLIQSLTVTKESIN
- a CDS encoding glycosyltransferase family 87 protein; its protein translation is MNNINTGQLRTAMYYNAFKRGFPFFVILTYILLFYFLIRLDLRLDFISFYASATAYLKHSNPYKVLVSNFLPTNLVKLPINLNPPFFLELIEPLTKLSYRLATVIWFFILFISGLIGAYFSFKICVSPQTFKKNWFYLFIIYLGFYSTVISTTIVQVGSLLLFFIIGGYYFYLRKNDYLAGFLWGFIITLKIFPALLFFFALKQRRYRVLMVTIITCIITHLIPIITHGIHIYTLYFDMVHRVLWYGDLWNASFYGFLFRLLIDSADNHQSLWFVHAIYAVIFLILLIWYVKKIDRIQTNDHRSFCLTLVMMLFMSPLGWLYYFPLLIMPFAYLYETLCRQPTLNIHYANLGLISLLLLNFPLGYVPERDMPFIFFKLTVLSIYFYGLLILVYLLHKPLANKSTMAAFSTTRKNYLLFPAMLILSFGLLVPLVIFVAHLL
- the uvrA gene encoding excinuclease ABC subunit UvrA; the encoded protein is MQSIHIRGARTHNLKNIDVNIPRNQLTVITGLSGSGKSSLAFDTLYAEGQRRYVESLSAYARQFLSVMEKPDVDAIEGLSPAISIEQKATSHNPRSTVGTITEVYDYLRLLFARVGEPRCPIHKLSLHAQTISQMVDHVLTLPADSKAMILAPVIRERKGEHLQLLQQLQAQGYIRARIDGEVYELDDPPKLSLRQKHTIEVVVDRFKIREDMKQRLSESFENALNLADGLAVVVSLDDSFADLVFSSKFACSECGYSLSELEPRLFSFNNPMGACSACDGLGVNQFFDPKRVVHDETASLAAGAIRGWDKKTTYYYSLLESLARHYQFDLETAFCDLPEKIQTIILHGGGKEEIEFRYYRSRGDYFTKRHKFEGIIPNMQRRYHESESITAREELAKYLASRPCQACLGTRLREEARNVFIEDKNLPEICAYSIDKAYHFFKTLHLTGYRGEIADKINKEIVERLGFLVNVGLDYLSLTRSAETLSGGEAQRIRLASQIGSGLVGVMYILDEPSIGLHQRDNDRLLKTLMHLRNLGNTIIVVEHDEDAIRAADYVLDIGPGAGVHGGEVVACGSPAEITKNQASLTGQYLAGTQRIAIPKQRKAVDESRMLHLVNVNCNNLHNVKVSIPLGLVTCITGVSGSGKSSLINDTLYPIAANKLNRANLMCVGAIDKIEGLELCDKVIDIDQSPIGRTPRSNPATYTGLFTPIRELFSNTPESRARGYQPGRFSFNVRGGRCEACQGDGLIKVEMHFLPDIYVACDVCKGKRYNRETLEIQYKGKNIHEVLDMTVEEAYEFFAAIPVLARKCQTLMDVGLSYIHIGQSATTLSGGEAQRIKLARELSKRGTGKTLYILDEPTTGLHFHDTKQLLEVLFRLQEQGNTIVIIEHNLDVIKTADWIIDLGPEGGSKGGQIIATGTPEMVAQCKASYTGQFLKPLLANNKVIPAEA